One segment of Plasmodium vivax chromosome 14, whole genome shotgun sequence DNA contains the following:
- a CDS encoding hypothetical protein, conserved (encoded by transcript PVX_123725A): MFFNPKQFKNLFPEEGKKKGAGAYDDDCLNLEEVENLQEISPDLYKKLSDYNKEEALDQSKGESDQAEETFDGVDPKDISVYEGLPLLMIDGKDFQGFPDNRKVKISPEIATPFDNSEYDDFVESNRRKSDVCSGSGGNVRKGSQGEAAHKSATHLRNGVDAGEDVPDFERDVLSIIGEGEQSPPKSCDVGEQNPPKSCDAGEKKMTKEEKIERYKKVGRHYHMDSQLGEILYDRDYPGYIYLNHGEDIKELDEKSEFDSESPGYINPSNVFLRTGRKREEQKKKDSGIKQKRRWNLKVEKDIKRGNWKYYDDTVKDLLDSTDQEKLEENYYSNNYYQRSNNNTGFGSTDKVQNNYFDVQFIGSAETYPANVSVGMNFIWPINFIPMLCKQYPKRLGQPIKSDIFNLGGFDSLQLWFYPDGMNNSIDGFCALKLMMRPGSYLPVKIFLFAFSEYNYLHTQPFYKESADYVAVSLNLCKCLLKTKENLKKIENNKDYVILGPAGNIYIGVGIFDDTYDLEEDFKKFYSVSNKYKNKKPQCGKENHQFKYDWDEGVHIFDNWLKKQTAVTEDKDELLPVYYTHSELYENYKYRYVPEKNPFKFLNRKPDRTKWNRHPF, from the coding sequence ATGTTCTTTAACCCCAAGCAATTTAAGAACCTGTTTCcagaggaggggaaaaaaaagggggcgggCGCGTATGATGATGACTGCCTTAATCTAGAAGAAGTAGAAAACCTACAGGAAATCAGCCCCGATTTGTATAAAAAGTTATCTGACTACAACAAGGAGGAAGCGCTAGACCAATCGAAAGGTGAGAGTGACCAAGCAGAGGAGACGTTCGATGGAGTTGACCCCAAGGACATTTCTGTGTACGAAGGACTACCGCTTCTTATGATTGATGGGAAGGACTTCCAGGGATTTCCGGACAACAGGAAGGTGAAGATTTCGCCGGAAATTGCCACCCCGTTTGATAATTCCGAGTACGACGACTTTGTGGAGTCGAACAGGCGGAAGAGCGACGTGTGCAGTGGCTCAGGTGGAAATGTCCGCAAGGGGTCGCAAGGTGAAGCGGCACACAAATCGGCCACGCACCTTCGTAACGGCGTTGACGCTGGAGAGGACGTGCCCGATTTCGAAAGAGACGTGCTCTCCATCATCGGCGAGGGGGAGCAGAGCCCGCCTAAAAGCTGCGACGTGGGGGAGCAGAACCCCCCTAAAAGCTGCGacgcgggggagaaaaaaatgacgaaggaggaaaaaatagaaagatACAAAAAAGTGGGAAGACACTACCATATGGATTCGCAATTAGGAGAAATACTATACGATAGGGACTACCCAGGGTACATATACCTAAATCATGGAGAAGACATAAAAGAGCTAGACGAGAAAAGCGAGTTCGATTCAGAGTCACCAGGATATATAAACCCATCCAATGTGTTCCTACGAACTGGAAGGAAAAGAGaagagcagaagaagaaagacaGTGGcattaaacaaaaaaggaggtggaATTTGAAGGTAGAAAAAGATATTAAGAGAGGAAATTGGAAGTACTACGATGATACAGTGAAAGATCTGCTTGACTCAACTGACCAGGAAAAATTAGAAGAAAATTACTATTCCAATAATTACTACCAAAGGAGTAATAACAACACAGGATTTGGAAGTACGGATAAAGTTCAGAACAATTATTTTGATGTGCAATTTATCGGGTCGGCAGAAACGTACCCAGCAAATGTATCAGTAGGCATGAATTTCATTTGGCCAATCAATTTCATCCCCATGTTATGCAAACAATACCCAAAGAGGTTAGGCCAGCCCATCAAATCAGATATTTTTAACCTCGGTGGATTTGACTCTCTTCAGTTATGGTTTTACCCCGACGGAATGAATAACTCCATTGATGGTTTCTGCGCTTTGAAATTAATGATGAGGCCTGGTTCGTACCTGCCtgttaaaattttcctcttcgcaTTTAGCGAATATAATTACCTGCACACCCAACCCTTTTACAAAGAATCAGCTGACTACGTTGCGGTTTCGCTAAACCTGTGCAAATGCTTATTAAAGACgaaggaaaatttaaaaaaaattgaaaacaaTAAGGATTACGTAATTTTAGGGCCTGCAGGGAATATCTACATTGGGGTGGGCATTTTTGACGACACGTATGATTTGGAGGAAgatttcaaaaaattctACTCAGTTAgtaacaaatataaaaataagaagccGCAGTGTGGGAAGGAGAACCACCAGTTCAAATACGACTGGGATGAAGGCGTCCACATTTTTGACAACTGGTTGAAGAAGCAGACGGCCGTGACGGAGGACAAGGACGAGCTGCTGCCGGTGTACTACACGCACTCGGAGCTGTATGAGAATTATAAGTATCGCTACGTCCCGGAGAAGAACCCCTTCAAGTTTTTGAACCGGAAGCCCGACAGGACCAAGTGGAACCGCCACCCCTTCTGA
- a CDS encoding hypothetical protein, conserved (encoded by transcript PVX_123730A), giving the protein MTDDAIDFVFSLILDTEIYLCAFVLLTYFTTKKINKIIQSNFYQNDALLNRLSKHFYIVDVKAYFSPLKYMFKTALYHTYYFSSLLFLIYWFRLYTCYKRWIKYYFFSLFNISIDPSLLSDDDDDSDAYHHGSASGFDISYVVAFILGVIISFIYYKYLCRVFRGKHKYVTLHKSSLLHYCFELAKVNFREYVKVKPKKGSKFRFDLDTNIKAHSTFSNESTTTKGSGTASGTSGNARAAGNARAAGSTTTPSAAAPKPKRNILFRIFNIVYVKKHVLYDENVLYEDHLKNKWQPPQKNKESFRLMLIKLMERLVEALINSINEEKGEAGKGASSKTGQAATGQAATGQAATGQAATGQAPTGQTATSQGEPQTAAAGGATPQEGVKQPVDGGVAAEERKPEEGEAATEEKKPDGGEATAEEKQPEGEPTAQEQSGQPPAQGQSSEPLSQEQSGQPPAQGQSGESPPQAQSGETPPQAQSGETPPQEQPQGKVNSTSLAQMKGAALNSGETSYKDINLCELDLNPYDVFVCNSHYQFKSILEVLMLHIPIYFLFKNKLYVKTCFTIAMYIANYLLWNIITFLAMIKPSLFVYYYVLNEHINHILTESINDQEKNIILHFFYGFFFASLIYLKYHFNMEFKLIKVDHMNHFHRLINRCIAEANKLKSRGIIKNYEAMKIFPLCIDYKSKGILIDRGLLRTAAEIELVLKQRKLKNAKICFRNVRQIAKHCDEDTSLELFRRLKFVLVNELPHRVALNLSLMISDEMYDKIKRNAIDSSSSEQEKKHPPDCLCETLKKTAIHDFIKAAMGVDKPSADNEPADPGKDSANTPDNKGDAKKNK; this is encoded by the coding sequence ATGACGGACGACGCCATCGATTTCGTCTTCTCCCTCATACTAGATACAGAAATTTATCTCTGCGCATTCGTACTGTTAACCTATTTCACAACGaagaaaattaataaaatcattCAGTCCaatttttaccaaaatgaCGCGCTCCTAAATAGACTCTCAAAGCATTTCTACATAGTAGATGTGAAGGCCTATTTTAGCCCCCtgaaatatatgtttaaGACTGCACTATATCACAcgtattatttttcctcccttttatttttaatttactgGTTTAGACTGTACACATGCTACAAACGATGGATTAagtattatttcttttcccttttcaacATTTCCATCGACCCTTCCCTGCTAtctgatgatgatgatgattcTGATGCCTACCACCATGGAAGCGCGAGCGGATTTGACATTTCCTACGTGGTTGCCTTCATCTTGGGAGTGATTATTTCGTTCATTTATTACAAGTACCTTTGTAGAGTGTTTAGAGGCAAGCACAAATATGTAACGTTGCATAAATCCAGTTTGCTGCACTACTGTTTTGAGCTAGCCAAAGTAAATTTCAGGGAATACGTAAAGGTGAAACCAAAGAAGGGGTCAAAATTTAGGTTCGATTTGGACACCAACATTAAGGCACACTCCACATTCAGTAATGAGTCTACAACCACTAAAGGAAGCGGCACGGCAAGTGGAACGAGCGGAAACGCCCGTGCTGCTGGTAACGCCCGTGCTGCGGGTAGCACCACCACCCCCAGCGCAGCTGCTCCAAAGCCAAAGAGAAACATCCTGTTCCGCATTTTCAACATCGTGTACGTTAAGAAGCACGTCCTCTACGATGAGAATGTACTGTATGAAGATCACCTGAAGAACAAGTGGCAGCCCCCCCAGAAGAACAAGGAAAGCTTCCGCTTAATGCTCATCAAGTTAATGGAGAGGCTCGTCGAGGCACTCATCAATTCTattaatgaagaaaagggcGAGGCTGGAAAGGGTGCTTCCAGCAAAACGGGGCAAGCTGCTACCGGTCAGGCTGCCACTGGTCAGGCTGCCACTGGTCAGGCTGCCACTGGTCAAGCTCCCACCGGCCAAACTGCCACCAGTCAGGGGGAACCACAGACCgccgctgcggggggggcaaCTCCGCAGGAAGGGGTGAAGCAACCGGTGGATGGAGGAGTCGCAGCGGAGGAGAGGAAACcagaggagggagaagccgcaacggaggagaagaaaccGGATGGAGGAGAAGCCACTGCGGAGGAGAAACAACCAGAGGGCGAACCCACAGCACAGGAACAGTCGGGCCAACCCCCCGCTCAGGGACAATCGAGCGAACCCCTCTCGCAGGAACAGTCGGGCCAACCCCCCGCGCAGGGACAATCGGGCGAATCCCCCCCCCAGGCACAGTCTGGCGAAACCCCCCCACAGGCACAGTCGGGCGAAACCCCTCCACAGGAGCAGCCGCAGGGAAAAGTCAACTCGACGAGCTTAGCACAGATGAAGGGAGCAGCACTGAATAGTGGTGAGACGTCGTACAAGGACATAAACCTGTGCGAACTGGACTTAAACCCATATGACGTATTTGTGTGCAACTCGCATTACCAATTTAAGAGCATCCTGGAAGTGCTCATGCTGCACATCCCAATATATTTCCTATTCAAAAATAAGCTCTACGTAAAAACGTGCTTCACAATAGCCATGTATATTGCCAATTACCTGCTCTGGAACATCATCACCTTCCTAGCGATGATCAAGCCATCCCTGTTCGTCTACTACTACGTACTGAATGAGCACATAAATCATATCCTAACGGAGAGCATCAATGACCAAGAGAAGAAcatcattttgcattttttctacgggttcttttttgcctccctaatatatttaaaatatcattttaatatgGAGTTTAAGCTGATTAAGGTGGACCATATGAACCACTTCCACCGATTGATTAACAGATGCATAGCAGAGGCGAACAAATTAAAGTCCAGaggaataattaaaaattacgaGGCTATGAAAATTTTCCCCTTATGTATTGACTATAAAAGTAAAGGGATCTTAATTGATAGAGGACTGCTACGAACAGCTGCGGAAATCGAGCTGGTCTTAAAAcaaaggaaattaaaaaatgcaaaaatatgctTTCGAAATGTTAGGCAAATTGCTAAACATTGTGATGAAGATACTTCTTTGGAATTGTTCAGACGACTGAAGTTTGTCCTTGTGAATGAATTGCCCCACCGAGTTGCACTAAACCTTTCCCTTATGATTTCGGATGAAATGTAcgacaaaattaaaaggaatgCCATCGATTCGTCTTCTTCGGAACAGGAGAAGAAACACCCACCTGACTGCCTATGCGAAACGCTCAAAAAAACTGCCATTCatgattttataaaagcGGCCATGGGCGTTGACAAACCCAGTGCAGATAATGAACCTGCTGACCCGGGGAAAGATTCCGCAAATACGCCCGACAACAAGGGAGatgcaaaaaagaacaaatga
- a CDS encoding hypothetical protein, conserved (encoded by transcript PVX_123735A): protein MRPKKSAFKLAQRGERHLLHGNSEVSNFYGISESGFSNSRPPPYLLRFDKCNDIIAYTNEVDSECLKQIKNLAMLDIIKGHVTILPDVHLGKGIIIGSVFLTKDFIIPNGVGVDIGCGVLCVKINKLKKKNLREHIINNIYKKIKRNVPLSFDSHEKEVFDAKKVLDGLVAKYASRNMAHIMTPRHLKQMGTLGGGNHFIEIAYDASDGGEEALSGNQSGETHQNDAPHSYTSEQNHSPESDIYILIHSGSRNIGKRTAEFYDELASQESKVKRNDLAYLDLKKEQGQNYLKDMQLCLEYAKCNRIYMMKIIERIIYEEVNCTLDWQSVINIHHNFCNQELVTYVHSGEVKREYMYVTRKGATSSKKNQLGVIPGNMKVGSYIVRGKGNKLSYSSCSHGCGRVLSRTHAKKIINQTDFVNIMRGVRCDTNARIRDEAPQAYKNLGQVLRNQDSLVHVVRRLLPLINVKGE, encoded by the coding sequence AtgaggccaaaaaaaagcgcatTCAAATTAGCGCAGCGGGGAGAGAGACACCTCCTCCACGGTAACAGCGAGGTGAGCAACTTTTACGGAATTAGCGAAAGCGGGTTTAGCAACAGCCGACCGCCGCCGTACCTACTCCGCTTTGACAAGTGCAATGATATCATAGCGTATACAAACGAAGTAGATAGCGAGTGTttgaagcaaataaaaaacctAGCCATGCTGGACATCATAAAAGGACATGTGACCATCCTGCCAGATGTACACTTAGGGAAAGGAATCATAATCGGCTCTGTATTTTTAACGAAAGATTTTATCATCCCCAACGGGGTTGGAGTGGACATAGGATGTGGCGTTTTGTGTGTTAAAATTAAcaagttaaaaaagaaaaatctcCGTGAGCatatcataaataatatatacaagaAGATAAAGCGGAACGTCCCTTTGAGTTTCGATTCGCATGAGAAGGAAGTGTTTGATGCAAAAAAGGTGCTGGACGGGTTGGTGGCCAAGTATGCCAGCCGCAACATGGCTCATATAATGACCCCTAGGCATTTGAAGCAGATGGGGACGCTAGGCGGAGGGAACCACTTTATCGAAATTGCCTACGACGCGTCGGATGGTGGAGAGGAAGCGCTGAGTGGAAACCAATCGGGAGAGACCCACCAAAATGACGCCCCCCACAGCTACACATCCGAACAAAACCATTCCCCCGAATCTgacatttacattttaatacaCTCGGGGAGCAGGAACATCGGGAAGAGGACAGCCGAATTTTATGATGAGTTGGCTAGCCAAGAAAGCAaagtaaaaagaaacgaCCTAGCCTATCTagatttgaaaaaagaacAGGGACAAAATTACCTAAAGGATATGCAGCTATGTTTAGAGTATGCAAAATGTAATCGAATTTACATGATGAAGATTATCGAAAGAATTATCTACGAAGAAGTTAACTGCACATTGGATTGGCAAAGCGTCATAAACATACACCACAATTTTTGCAATCAAGAATTGGTCACCTATGTCCACAGTGGGGAAGTCAAAAGGGAATACATGTACGTAACAAGGAAAGGAGCAACCTcatcgaaaaaaaatcaattagGCGTCATCCCGGGAAATATGAAGGTCGGTTCTTATATCGTCCGGGGAAAGGGCAACAAGCTATCCTACAGTTCCTGCTCCCATGGTTGTGGCAGGGTGCTAAGCAGAACGCATgcaaagaaaattattaatcAAACCGATTTTGTAAACATCATGAGGGGCGTGCGATGTGACACGAACGCCAGAATTCGCGACGAGGCTCCTCAGGCGTATAAAAATTTGGGCCAGGTTTTGCGAAACCAAGATTCGCTTGTACATGTCGTTCGacggcttctccccctgatTAACGTCAAGGGGGAGTAG
- a CDS encoding hypothetical protein, conserved (encoded by transcript PVX_123740A) — protein MESGLLNGGPPFKRKQQHHHPHANEHAQYELPKGRLFHLITRIGISIISILVISLFVKSNSSRNSNSSRHSAGELPIMTIDETTTELLNSFGFPPNSKELVYSSLEKWGFHLADIADAEVNTNYNEADLDNYKYSKKTYKNILFSFFEKKETSQIGKNALLYTYLEILQTKEINSFYDFLHTFLVLQDLNCLPVNYKGVYTNGKLFLSNHMQNITKAELTNVHTLINEGPYLYVTFHGGRKKNSIHNICKFSRDGYYLGSVLLPFEEKGKFFNSISLRGLLLHQNGLYVTDSFKENSKIFHFSESLKEFSNRRAYVSTFIEQDPQNNPLMIHPYGIKKYDQFFYVSSQNTGTVLRFDVDKGVLGQPINLYKNISNGLVIKLNKNEEIRGLDFDSMGKCYVSNKQTGVQIYDQNFNLVKIIPVFSPISILFHKESNHIFVGSSKTHDIKEYDINNFELIKVIKHPLLRHVAGIIIHQDSIFAVSQRKNKLLEFSISTTLLRKILVDDFADVGERVMLSPT, from the coding sequence ATGGAGAGCGGGCTGCTGAACGGCGGGCCCCCCTTCAAGCGAAAGCAGCAGCACCATCACCCCCACGCGAACGAGCACGCGCAGTATGAACTGCCCAAGGGCAGGCTCTTCCACCTGATAACGCGCATTGGCATATCGATCATAAGCATCCTGGTGATTTCCCTGTTCGTGAAAAGCAACAGCAGTAGGAATAGCAACAGCAGTAGGCACAGCGCGGGGGAGCTGCCCATCATGACCATAGACGAAACGACCACCGAGCTGCTGAACTCCTTTGGGTTCCCCCCGAACAGCAAGGAGCTGGTCTACAGCAGTTTAGAAAAATGGGGCTTCCACCTCGCCGACATCGCAGACGCAGAAGTGAATACAAATTATAACGAAGCCGATTTGGACAATTACAAGTactcaaaaaaaacgtacaaaaatattttgttttctttttttgaaaaaaaggaaacaagtcaaataggaaaaaatgcccTCTTATACACATACCTGGAAATCCTCCAAACGAAGGAAATAAATAGCTTTTACGattttttgcacactttTTTGGTGCTGCAAGATTTGAACTGCTTGCCTGTTAATTACAAAGGGGTGTACACAAATGGGAAGCTCTTCCTATCCAACCACATGCAAAACATAACCAAAGCGGAGCTAACCAATGTGCACACGCTGATCAATGAGGGGCCATACCTATATGTAACATTTCAtggagggaggaagaaaaactcCATTCATAATATCTGTAAATTCTCGCGAGATGGCTATTACCTAGGGTCTGTACTActcccttttgaagaaaaaggcaaattttttaactccatAAGTTTAAGAGGGTTGCTACTTCATCAGAATGGCTTGTATGTGACCGACTCgtttaaagaaaattcaaaaatatttcattttagtGAAAGTCTGAAGGAGTTTTCAAATAGGAGGGCCTATGTCTCCACCTTTATAGAACAAGACCCACAGAATAACCCCCTCATGATACACCCATAtggcattaaaaaatatgatcagTTTTTTTACGTAAGTTCCCAGAATACTGGCACTGTCCTACGGTTCGATGTTGACAAGGGGGTACTGGGTCAGCCAATAaatttgtacaaaaatatttcaaatgGGCTAGTTATAAagcttaataaaaatgaagaaatccGGGGCCTCGATTTCGACTCCATGGGGAAATGCTACGTTTCGAATAAACAAACTGGCGTTCAAATATATGACCAGAATTTTAActtagtaaaaattattcccgTTTTTTCGCcaatttccattttatttcacAAAGAAAGtaatcacatttttgttggTAGCTCCAAAACGCATGATATTAAAGAATATGATATTAACAACTTTGAGCTTATTAAGGTGATTAAGCACCCCCTCCTTCGGCACGTGGCGGGCATCATCATTCACCAGGACTCCATCTTCGCTGTCTCCCAGAGGAAGAACAAGCTGCTTGAGTTTTCCATTTCGACGACGCTCCTCAGGAAGATCCTCGTGGACGACTTCGCCGATGTGGGCGAGCGCGTCATGCTCTCCCCCACCTGA
- a CDS encoding endoplasmin precursor, putative (encoded by transcript PVX_123745A), with protein MKLNRVIPCALLIGALLPSWVPQTFNVLCASDEGKGEEKEKKEETKKDTDNIPEIADNEKPTSGIEQHQYQTEVTRLMDIIVNSLYTQKEVFLRELISNAADALEKIRFMSLSDEKVLGEEKKLEIRISANKEKNILSITDTGIGMTKEDLINNLGTIAKSGTSNFLEAISKSGGDMSLIGQFGVGFYSAFLVADKVIVYTKNNNDEQYIWESTADAKFSIYKDPRGSTLKRGTRISLHLKDDATNLMNDKKLVDLISKYSQFIQYPIYLLHENVYTEEVLADIAKEMENDPNYDSVKVEESDDPNKKTRTVEKKVKKWKLMNEQKPIWLRPPKELTDEDYKKFFSVLSGFNDEPLYHIHFFAEGEIEFKCLIYIPSRAPSINDHLFTKQNSIKLYVRRVLVADEFVEFLPRYMSFIKGVVDSDDLPLNVSREQLQQNKILKAVSKRIVRKILDTFRTLYTSGKKNKEDLRAQLAKETDEEKKKEIQKKINEPSTYKLIYKEYRKYLKTGCYEDDINRSKIVKLLLFKTMLHPKSISLDTYVENMKPDQKFIYYASGDSYEYLSKIPQLQIFKKKNIDVVFLTESVDESCVQRVQEYDGKKFKSIQKGEITFELTDDEKKKEEKVKKMYKALIDVISDTLRNQIFKVEISRRLVDAPCAVVSTEWGLSGQMEKLMKINVNNADQIKAMSGQKILEINPDHPIMIDLLKRSVSNPKDSQLTESIKIIYQSAKLASGFDLEDTADLAQIVYDHINQKLGVDNNLKIDDLDPAIFETKKMEQEDSPDGQKFHEEINIDDEIQKQDAAPEAAPKNDEL; from the coding sequence ATGAAGCTGAACAGGGTGATCCCCTGCGCACTGCTCATCGGCGCGCTGCTCCCCAGCTGGGTGCCCCAAACCTTCAACGTGCTGTGCGCAAGTGATGAAGGGAAGggagaggagaaggagaagaaagaagaaacaaagaAGGACACAGATAACATCCCAGAAATTGCGGACAATGAAAAACCAACGTCAGGCATAGAACAGCACCAGTACCAAACGGAGGTAACCAGACTGATGGATATAATAGTAAATTCTCTCTACACACAGAAGGAGGTATTCCTCAGGGAATTAATTTCCAATGCAGCTGACGCGTTGGAAAAAATTCGATTCATGTCTCTCTCAGACGAAAAGGTATtaggagaggaaaaaaaattggaaataaGAATATCAGccaataaggaaaaaaacatcttATCCATCACGGATACAGGGATAGGTATGACAAAGGAAGACCTAATTAACAACTTGGGAACGATTGCCAAATCGGGgacttcaaattttttggaaGCTATTTCTAAAAGTGGAGGTGATATGAGTTTGATAGGTCAATTCGGGGTGGGTTTTTACTCTGCATTTTTAGTGGCAGACAAGGTGATCGTCTACACGAAGAATAATAATGATGAGCAGTACATCTGGGAATCCACTGCCGATGCTAAGTTTTCCATTTATAAGGACCCTAGGGGATCAACCCTAAAGAGAGGAACGAGAATATCCTTGCACTTGAAGGACGACGCCACCAACCTGATGAATGACAAAAAGTTGGTGGACTTAATTTCCAAGTACAGTCAGTTCATTCAGTACCCCATTTATTTGCTGCACGAAAATGTGTATACGGAAGAGGTACTGGCCGATATAGCCAAGGAGATGGAAAACGATCCCAACTATGATAGTGTGAAAGTGGAAGAATCGGATGACCCAAATAAGAAGACACGAACTGTGGAGAAGAAGgtaaaaaagtggaagctAATGAATGAGCAGAAGCCCATTTGGTTAAGGCCACCCAAAGAGTTAACCGACGAAGattataagaaatttttCAGTGTGCTCTCCGGCTTCAACGACGAACCGCTGTACCACATACACTTCTTTGCAGAGGGGGAAATCGAATTTAAGTGCTTAATATACATCCCTTCGAGGGCTCCCTCCATAAACGATCACCTATTTACCAAGCAAAACTCCATCAAGCTTTACGTCAGGAGAGTTCTCGTGGCGGACGAATTTGTGGAGTTCCTCCCCAGATATATGAGCTTCATAAAGGGAGTCGTAGACAGTGACGACCTACCCCTTAACGTGTCCAGAGAGCAACtgcagcaaaataaaatcctAAAAGCTGTCTCCAAAAGAATTGTGAGGAAAATTCTGGATACCTTCCGAACCCTCTACacgagtggaaaaaaaaacaaagaagaTTTGAGAGCACAGCTAGCCAAAGAAACggatgaggagaagaaaaaagaaattcaaaaaaaaattaatgaaccAAGTACCTACAAATTAATATACAAAGAGTATAGGAAGTATTTAAAAACGGGATGCTATGAGGATGATATTAATAGGTCCAAAATTGTTAAGTTACTTTTATTCAAAACGATGTTACACCCGAAAAGCATTTCGCTAGACACTTATGTGGAAAATATGAAACCGGACCAGAAGTTTATTTACTACGCTTCGGGAGACTCGTATGAATATCTGTCCAAAATTCCCCagttgcaaatttttaaaaagaaaaacatcgACGTTGTGTTTTTAACCGAGTCGGTGGATGAGTCCTGCGTGCAAAGGGTACAAGAAtatgatgggaaaaaattcaagTCCATTCAGAAGGGAGAAATTACCTTCGAATTAACAGAcgatgagaagaaaaaagaagaaaaagtaaaaaaaatgtacaaggCATTGATTGATGTCATTTCGGATACCTTGCgaaatcaaatttttaaggTGGAAATATCTAGGAGACTTGTGGACGCTCCCTGCGCGGTTGTTTCCACCGAATGGGGGCTATCCGGACAAATGGAAAAgctaatgaaaataaatgttaataatgCAGACCAAATCAAAGCCATGAGCGGACAGAAAATTTTAGAAATTAATCCCGATCACCCAATCATGATAGATTTGCTAAAAAGGTCAGTTTCCAATCCGAAAGATTCTCAACTAACTGAAAgcattaaaattatttaccaGTCGGCCAAATTGGCCTCTGGCTTTGACTTGGAGGACACGGCAGATTTGGCTCAAATTGTCTACGACCATATTAACCAGAAGCTGGGCGTGGATAATAACCTCAAAATTGACGACTTAGACCCGGCCATCTTCGAGACCAAGAAAATGGAGCAGGAGGACTCCCCCGATGGTCAGAAGTTCCACGAGGAAATCAACATCGACGACGAGATACAGAAGCAGGACGCCGCGCCCGAGGCCGCTCCGAAGAACGACGAGTTGTGA